Proteins from a genomic interval of Desulfovibrio piger:
- a CDS encoding sulfite exporter TauE/SafE family protein, protein MDWASFFICFTGWTLGGIVNGISGLGAGIFALPIVLLVTDIKTASLITCIICIPLPAILGWQFRHYYRMADLPLLLLGTIPGALLGVALLPLIPARALQVGLGIMLMAHMVWHLLAHRPGPLHSPRLWGSVSGALAGFIQAVSGLGGPAIGMYAQLAHWDKDRTRGNISLYFLGLSLPLVLMQYLAGYYTGPVLQGLIPCLLGCGVGLVISYPLARKIGEASFQRLLAIVIGLSGFSILTRALLDS, encoded by the coding sequence ATGGACTGGGCATCATTTTTCATCTGCTTCACCGGCTGGACCCTGGGGGGAATCGTCAACGGTATCAGCGGACTGGGCGCGGGCATCTTCGCCCTGCCCATCGTCCTGCTGGTCACGGACATCAAGACGGCCTCCCTCATCACCTGCATCATCTGCATCCCGCTGCCTGCCATCCTGGGCTGGCAGTTCCGCCATTACTACCGCATGGCCGATCTTCCGCTGCTGCTCCTGGGCACCATCCCCGGCGCCCTGCTGGGTGTGGCCCTGCTGCCGCTCATCCCCGCGCGTGCCCTGCAGGTGGGCCTGGGGATCATGCTCATGGCCCACATGGTCTGGCACCTGCTGGCCCACCGGCCGGGGCCCCTGCATTCGCCCCGGCTCTGGGGCTCCGTCAGCGGAGCGCTGGCCGGTTTCATCCAGGCAGTGAGCGGCCTCGGCGGCCCGGCCATCGGCATGTATGCCCAGCTGGCCCACTGGGACAAGGACCGCACCCGCGGCAATATCAGCCTGTACTTTCTGGGGCTCTCCCTGCCTCTGGTCCTCATGCAATACCTGGCGGGCTATTACACCGGGCCCGTGCTCCAGGGCCTGATCCCCTGTCTGCTGGGCTGCGGCGTGGGCCTGGTCATCAGTTATCCCCTGGCACGCAAGATCGGCGAGGCCAGCTTCCAGCGCCTGCTGGCCATCGTCATCGGCCTGTCGGGCTTTTCCATCCTGACACGGGCCCTGCTGGACAGTTGA
- a CDS encoding M48 family metallopeptidase, giving the protein MQPLFAPSSVQLLDGDRSVLFTLADGSRHEARLIPSARARNLRLRLSPDKGLLLTVPAGIPATALPALLFSFLPWLERHLPACPAPAPLVLPEKLFLPLRGTALQIISDGPLSKGRRQAASCTEPPLLLRAGSKRLLALVRDEELRLYAAATPEDAALLLRHWCRRQAEKLLPPYLQRLAGQGGFTVARVTVRDQRRRWGSCSSRDGGSISLNWRAVLLPLSLLEHLCWHELCHLHHMDHSPAYRQTLARFSPDWKLQERRLTAFWRDLPVWARPCPSPAPDQEAGRTALQAQDSPV; this is encoded by the coding sequence ATGCAGCCCCTTTTCGCTCCTTCTTCCGTCCAGCTCCTCGATGGCGACCGCTCCGTCCTGTTCACTCTGGCAGACGGCAGCCGCCATGAGGCACGCCTCATCCCTTCCGCCCGGGCCCGGAATCTGCGCCTGCGCCTGTCCCCCGACAAGGGCCTGCTCCTGACCGTGCCTGCCGGCATCCCCGCCACGGCCTTGCCTGCCCTGCTCTTCTCGTTCCTGCCCTGGCTGGAACGTCATCTCCCTGCCTGCCCCGCGCCCGCTCCGCTCGTCTTGCCGGAAAAGCTTTTCCTTCCCCTGCGCGGTACGGCCCTGCAGATCATCTCCGACGGGCCGCTGTCCAAAGGCCGCCGCCAGGCCGCTTCCTGCACAGAGCCGCCGCTTTTGCTGCGCGCCGGCAGCAAACGTCTGCTGGCCCTTGTCCGGGATGAGGAACTCCGGCTCTATGCCGCTGCCACGCCGGAAGATGCCGCCCTGCTGCTGCGCCACTGGTGCCGCCGGCAGGCAGAAAAGCTGCTGCCCCCCTATCTGCAGCGGCTCGCCGGTCAGGGCGGCTTCACCGTCGCCCGGGTCACTGTCAGGGACCAGCGCCGCCGCTGGGGCAGCTGCAGTAGCCGTGACGGCGGCAGCATCAGCCTCAACTGGCGTGCCGTCCTGCTGCCCCTGTCCCTGCTGGAGCACCTGTGCTGGCACGAGCTGTGCCACCTGCATCATATGGATCATTCCCCGGCCTACCGGCAGACGCTGGCCCGCTTCTCTCCTGACTGGAAACTCCAGGAACGCCGCCTGACGGCCTTCTGGCGCGATCTGCCGGTCTGGGCACGCCCCTGCCCTTCACCTGCCCCGGACCAAGAGGCCGGGCGAACCGCTTTACAAGCTCAAGACAGCCCCGTATAG